A stretch of Scheffersomyces stipitis CBS 6054 chromosome 2, complete sequence DNA encodes these proteins:
- the MCH4.1 gene encoding monocarboxylate permease homolog, which produces MSCIEERIELEEIVEIELETINSGSSSTSILPDSGEIVYPDGGWRAYGVVLGSFLGLTVSFGLINSVGAIQAYIATHQLVNEATSTISWIFSIYLTIAFGVGILVGPVFDTNGALPLLLCGLVLQFVGLMATAVCKSVVEFVFAFSVCVGVGNAFCITPLIGSVSHWFLCKRGQAIGLATVGGSIGGVVIPLMLHALYRNVGFVWAIRVLAFFCLGCQALSVLLVKERVRRKLANSDDNQRKLQQIVHACNELIDLSSLKDMKFVFLTLGVFFEEVSLMCTSTYLSTYAITQGASESTAYILVTVFNASGIVGRVVPAYAADYIGYFNVNALMLTGMVLTMFVMWFPFGSHIGVLYAFSILCGFFVSSVLSITPACLGAITPVHNFGQRYGMCFCLASLGYLIGIPVGAAIIGDGSRHRYDIFALYCSLLALASMLCWMVSRYYIVGSKINVRI; this is translated from the coding sequence ATGAGTTGTATCGAGGAGAGAATTGAgcttgaagagattgttgaaattgaactagAAACTATCAATTCAGGATCAAGTTCTACATCAATTTTGCCTGACAGTGGGGAAATAGTATACCCAGATGGAGGATGGAGAGCTTATGGAGTTGTTCTAGGGTCTTTTCTCGGTTTGACTGTGAGTTTTGGACTCATTAATTCGGTCGGTGCTATCCAGGCTTATATTGCAACGCATCAGCTTGTCAATGAAGCTACGTCTACAATCTCATGGATTTTTTCCATCTACTTGACAATTGCTTTCGGTGTGGGAATCTTGGTGGGTCCAGTATTTGATACCAACGGAGCACTTCCACTATTATTATGTGGTTTGGTACTTCAATTTGTAGGTTTAATGGCTACGGCTGTTTGTAAATCTGTGGTTGAGTTCGTATTTGCTTTCTCTGTTTGCGTTGGTGTTGGGAATGCTTTCTGTATTACACCATTGATCGGTTCGGTAAGTCACTGGTTTTTATGCAAAAGAGGTCAGGCCATTGGATTGGCTACCGTTGGGGGCTCTATTGGAGGTGTTGTGATACCATTGATGCTACATGCACTTTATAGAAATGTGGGCTTCGTATGGGCTATAAGAGTATTGGCATTTTTCTGTCTTGGATGTCAGGCTCTCTCTGTATTACTTGTTAAAGAAAGggtaagaagaaagttggCTAATTCAGACGACAACCAAAGAAAATTGCAACAAATAGTACATGCTTGCAACGAGCTTATTGACTTACTGTCTTTAAAGGACATGAAGTTCGTCTTTCTCACTCTTGGTGtattctttgaagaagtgtcATTGATGTGTACTTCGACATATTTGTCCACCTATGCTATTACTCAGGGAGCTAGTGAGTCTACGGCCTACATCTTAGTAACTGTATTCAATGCTAGTGGGAttgttggaagagttgttcCAGCGTATGCTGCTGACTACATAGGTTACTTCAATGTGAATGCATTGATGTTGACGGGTATGGTATTAACGATGTTTGTAATGTGGTTTCCTTTTGGATCTCATATAGGTGTTCTCTACGCTTTTTCCATCTTGTGTGGCTTCTTCGTCTCCTCTGTATTGAGCATTACCCCAGCATGCCTAGGAGCCATTACGCCAGTTCACAACTTTGGCCAAAGGTACGGAATGTGTTTCTGTCTAGCATCGTTAGGATACTTGATAGGTATACCTGTTGGTGCAGCAATAATTGGTGATGGAAGTCGTCATCGATACGACATCTTCGCCTTGTATTGTAGTCTTTTGGCTCTTGCATCCATGTT